Proteins from a single region of Desulfobacterales bacterium:
- a CDS encoding xanthine dehydrogenase family protein molybdopterin-binding subunit, whose amino-acid sequence MNNLAVVGHSVPRIDAKSKTTGKAVYANDLHFHDMIYGKVLRSPYPRAKILKIDTSRAASAIGVTVLTHRDIPGKNAMGPMIADQPILAGAEVNFYGEGVALVGAQTEAAAEEILDLIQVEYEPLEAVFDPMAAQKEGAPAIHAGGNLADYIKIRKGNIVKGFAESDIIVEGEYRTQRVEHAYLEPESAVAEMKGDGNITVWASTQHTHFDCRAIAAMLGLSQNRVRIIQMVTGGAFGGKIWSLCPCYAALLAFKTGRPAKVVYARDESILTTTKRHPYIIHYKTGANRDGRIKAIEVTMTSDTGPYMVVGKGVLARSVIQAAGPYDIPHVKIDGYVVYTNNPNCGAMRGYGGPQGALAHERQMDELARQLNMDPIELREKNILRVGSSTATGQILEDSVGMPEVLKTVRAVVDSIKSQTSAGTPGKMRGVGVGLAYHGIGSTRGGSQGTAYVNLLIDGSATVICGSVDIGQGSDTIFAQIAAEELGVPLEKIRVMTTDSDMTPDCESTSGSRVTYISGKAVQLAARNVKATLFEKASIHLNVPVEKMVLKNGMVVVDGNPENKISVAHILKENYMQGISGVGDFIPRTASLDPECGLGSPCGTYSFAGGVAVVEVDTETGKITVDKLVNIVDVGKAIHPQSVEGQIHGGTSMGIGYALLEEIKIASGVITNPNFIDYKIPTSMDAGVLSARIVEAEEPSGPFSAKGFSEVTVTPVAAAILNAIRDAVGLKITDLPAGQERILEMLKEAKR is encoded by the coding sequence ATGAACAACCTTGCCGTTGTCGGTCACAGCGTTCCGCGGATCGATGCGAAAAGTAAAACAACCGGAAAAGCGGTCTATGCCAACGATCTGCATTTTCATGATATGATTTACGGCAAGGTTTTACGCAGTCCTTATCCCCGGGCAAAGATATTGAAAATAGACACTTCCCGTGCAGCCTCAGCGATCGGGGTGACGGTTTTAACGCACCGGGACATTCCCGGAAAGAATGCCATGGGCCCCATGATTGCCGATCAGCCGATTCTGGCGGGTGCGGAAGTCAATTTCTATGGCGAAGGGGTGGCTCTGGTGGGCGCCCAGACGGAAGCGGCGGCTGAAGAAATTCTTGATTTAATCCAGGTTGAATACGAACCACTTGAAGCGGTTTTCGATCCCATGGCCGCCCAAAAAGAGGGAGCGCCCGCCATTCATGCCGGGGGCAATCTGGCGGACTACATTAAAATCCGTAAAGGAAATATCGTAAAAGGTTTTGCGGAATCCGATATCATTGTGGAGGGTGAATACCGGACCCAGCGGGTTGAGCATGCCTACCTTGAACCTGAATCGGCCGTTGCCGAAATGAAAGGGGACGGCAATATCACAGTCTGGGCCAGCACCCAGCATACCCATTTTGATTGCCGGGCCATCGCCGCCATGCTGGGATTGAGTCAGAACAGGGTTCGCATTATTCAGATGGTTACCGGCGGGGCCTTCGGCGGCAAGATATGGAGCCTGTGTCCCTGTTATGCGGCCCTGCTGGCCTTTAAAACCGGGCGGCCGGCGAAAGTGGTCTATGCCCGGGATGAATCGATCCTGACCACCACCAAGCGGCATCCCTATATCATCCATTATAAAACCGGGGCGAACCGGGACGGACGGATCAAGGCCATTGAAGTCACCATGACAAGCGACACCGGCCCCTACATGGTTGTGGGAAAAGGCGTGCTGGCCCGCTCCGTCATTCAGGCGGCCGGTCCTTATGACATCCCCCATGTTAAAATTGATGGGTACGTGGTTTATACCAACAATCCCAACTGTGGCGCTATGCGGGGATACGGCGGACCCCAGGGGGCACTGGCCCATGAACGCCAGATGGATGAACTGGCCCGGCAGCTGAACATGGACCCCATCGAATTAAGGGAAAAAAATATTTTAAGGGTCGGATCTTCAACTGCAACCGGCCAGATTCTGGAAGACAGTGTGGGGATGCCGGAGGTTTTAAAGACTGTCCGGGCGGTTGTTGATTCAATAAAGTCGCAAACGTCTGCCGGAACACCCGGAAAAATGCGCGGCGTCGGGGTGGGGCTGGCTTATCACGGTATCGGCAGCACCCGGGGAGGGTCCCAGGGAACGGCTTATGTGAACCTGCTCATTGACGGCAGCGCCACCGTCATTTGCGGTTCGGTGGATATCGGTCAGGGGTCTGATACCATCTTTGCCCAGATCGCGGCAGAGGAACTCGGCGTACCCCTGGAAAAAATCAGGGTAATGACAACCGATTCGGACATGACGCCGGACTGCGAATCCACTTCCGGTTCCCGGGTGACGTATATATCCGGCAAAGCGGTTCAACTGGCGGCCCGGAATGTAAAGGCGACTTTGTTCGAAAAAGCTTCTATCCATTTGAATGTGCCGGTGGAAAAGATGGTACTCAAAAACGGCATGGTGGTTGTCGACGGTAATCCTGAGAACAAGATAAGCGTTGCCCATATTTTAAAGGAAAATTACATGCAGGGCATATCGGGGGTGGGGGACTTTATTCCCCGCACCGCTTCGCTGGATCCTGAGTGCGGATTGGGAAGCCCCTGCGGCACCTATTCTTTTGCCGGCGGGGTTGCCGTAGTCGAAGTGGACACAGAAACCGGAAAAATTACAGTTGACAAACTGGTCAATATTGTGGATGTCGGCAAAGCTATTCATCCCCAAAGCGTCGAAGGCCAGATTCATGGCGGGACCAGTATGGGTATCGGTTACGCCCTGCTGGAGGAAATTAAGATTGCGTCCGGGGTGATCACCAATCCGAATTTTATCGATTATAAAATACCGACTTCCATGGATGCGGGCGTTTTGTCGGCCCGTATTGTTGAAGCAGAAGAACCGAGCGGACCCTTTTCCGCCAAGGGGTTCAGTGAAGTTACGGTGACGCCGGTGGCGGCAGCGATTTTAAATGCCATTCGTGACGCAGTCGGCTTAAAGATAACAGATCTGCCCGCCGGCCAGGAGCGGATTCTTGAAATGCTGAAAGAAGCAAAAAGGTAA
- a CDS encoding class II aldolase/adducin family protein, with translation MTDKDTAENRLKLAQACRVLFMEGMADYNLGHASFRVSEKEIIYIKPQGLGLEEVTPDDLIVIDFAGNIIAGDHPAHGENPIHTGIYNIRDDVGSVVHVHPALTTAFSASRAAFKPLNQDGVIFARGVPVFESPELVTTPEQAHSLARTLGDHNAVVLRNHGIVTVGPRIEEACLNALFFEGALGIQQRAAQFGEIRAISEETALKMYRQCRNPKRYDMIWRYLVRKLQRCGLALPDGS, from the coding sequence ATGACGGACAAAGATACGGCTGAAAACAGGCTGAAGCTGGCCCAGGCCTGCCGGGTTCTTTTCATGGAGGGGATGGCCGATTATAATCTGGGCCATGCCAGCTTCAGGGTTTCTGAAAAAGAAATCATCTATATCAAACCCCAGGGGCTCGGTTTGGAAGAGGTGACGCCCGATGACCTGATCGTGATTGACTTTGCCGGGAATATCATCGCGGGTGATCATCCGGCCCATGGCGAAAATCCGATTCATACCGGCATCTATAACATCCGTGACGACGTCGGCAGTGTGGTGCATGTTCATCCGGCCCTTACAACAGCTTTCAGCGCCAGCCGGGCGGCTTTCAAACCCTTGAATCAGGATGGGGTTATCTTTGCCAGGGGGGTTCCGGTCTTTGAGAGTCCCGAGCTGGTCACAACCCCGGAACAGGCCCACAGCCTTGCCCGGACCCTGGGCGACCACAACGCGGTTGTTTTGAGAAATCACGGCATCGTGACCGTCGGCCCCAGGATCGAAGAGGCCTGCCTGAACGCTCTGTTTTTTGAAGGCGCCCTGGGCATTCAGCAGAGGGCCGCGCAGTTCGGGGAGATCAGGGCTATTTCAGAAGAGACCGCCCTGAAGATGTATAGACAGTGCCGCAACCCGAAGCGGTATGATATGATTTGGCGCTATCTCGTCAGGAAACTGCAAAGATGCGGCCTGGCCTTGCCGGATGGATCGTGA
- a CDS encoding ABC transporter substrate-binding protein → MAKLRLTLACGDYDLTRPLVDGRVQPEGIELISLTMPSPERHWRMIRNREFDVCEFSMCQYLVSKAKGEPLVAIPVFPHRRFRHSYIFVNAKAGIRKPKDLEGKKVGLRSSQNTAGLWLRGMLQHYYNVSLKKITWVTQDEEPVQTKTKAGLKVERVAPGGDIDSMLVRGELAAAIYPDILPSFSRGDKAVRRLFDDPVAEEKRFFKDTGFFPIMHTVVMKQDLVETYPWIAKNLQVAFHQSKDICFHRMEDPRKVSLAWFMHHWEEQKQILGPDPWVYGLKENQKSLESMVAYAHEQGLIPRKFKLGELFIEHAAEKSPHYLIDLKKLK, encoded by the coding sequence ATGGCAAAGCTGCGATTGACGCTGGCATGCGGCGACTATGACCTGACGCGCCCGCTGGTGGACGGCAGGGTTCAGCCGGAGGGAATTGAATTAATATCTCTGACCATGCCCTCTCCCGAGCGCCATTGGCGCATGATCCGGAACAGGGAATTTGATGTGTGTGAATTTTCCATGTGCCAGTATCTGGTTTCAAAGGCAAAGGGGGAGCCTCTTGTGGCGATCCCGGTTTTTCCCCATCGCCGCTTTCGACATTCCTATATTTTTGTGAACGCAAAGGCTGGAATCAGGAAACCCAAGGACCTGGAAGGGAAAAAGGTGGGGCTGCGATCATCCCAGAACACCGCCGGCCTCTGGCTCAGGGGAATGCTGCAGCACTATTACAATGTTTCACTGAAAAAAATAACATGGGTTACCCAGGATGAGGAGCCGGTTCAAACCAAAACTAAAGCCGGCTTGAAGGTAGAACGGGTTGCCCCGGGGGGTGATATCGACAGCATGCTCGTCCGGGGCGAGCTGGCGGCAGCCATTTACCCGGATATCCTGCCGTCGTTTTCCCGAGGAGACAAGGCTGTCAGGCGCCTTTTTGATGATCCGGTGGCAGAGGAAAAGCGCTTTTTCAAGGACACCGGTTTTTTTCCGATTATGCATACCGTTGTGATGAAGCAGGATCTGGTGGAAACATATCCCTGGATTGCCAAAAACCTGCAGGTTGCATTTCATCAGTCCAAGGACATCTGCTTTCACCGCATGGAAGACCCGCGCAAAGTGTCACTGGCCTGGTTCATGCACCACTGGGAAGAGCAGAAGCAGATCCTGGGGCCGGACCCCTGGGTGTACGGTCTTAAGGAGAATCAAAAAAGCCTGGAAAGCATGGTGGCCTATGCCCATGAGCAGGGCCTGATCCCCCGTAAGTTTAAACTGGGCGAATTGTTTATCGAGCATGCGGCTGAAAAGAGCCCGCATTATCTGATCGATCTGAAAAAGCTCAAATAA